Genomic window (Drosophila sulfurigaster albostrigata strain 15112-1811.04 chromosome 2R, ASM2355843v2, whole genome shotgun sequence):
AAAGAAGTTAGTCTCAAAAGTAAATTCTGTGTTTTATGCGCGTAATTTTTTACTGTTGGTCCAGCATACAAATTGCGAACAAAAAACGTATTTTTCGTTATTCATGCCACGGTAACACTTCACATCAATAACACGTGCAATTGCAcggtttcttttttgtttgttattatatacAGTAAAATGGGACGTGGTAAAAAGAAAGTACATCCAAAGACGCGCACCGCAGCTTTTAAGGCCAGCGAGCCGAGCGAAGTGGTTGAGGCGCCACATTCCTTCATCATACACCGTGGTCTCTCTTGTCCGTATATAACAGATCTAACTATTGACGTGCGCCGTATAATGGAACCGTTcacagcaacaaatttgcgcgaaaaaaaaatgaatcgCATCAAGGACTTTGTTAGCTTGAGCAGTTTCTTTCACGTTTCTCACATGGGCATCTTTAACAAGGCTTCCACTCAACTATCCTTTAAAGTGGTTCGCTTACCGCGTGGTCCGTCGCTTACCTTTAAAGTATGtttgattgtttgtttttaaaatacaagCGCTAATTTCTTCATTAATTACAGGTGCATCAGTTTACTCTGGCTCGCGACGTCATCTCaagcagcaaaaagcaaatgatAGACGTGGATCACTTTAAACATGCTCCGCTTGTCATCATGAATAACTTCAGTGGCGATGGAAAACATTTGAAACTGATGGCGACAACTTTTCAAAACATGTTTCCATCCATCAACCTGGCCCAGGTTAACATCGACACCATTCGTCGCTGTGTTCTCTTCTCGTACAATTCGGAAACCAAACTGGTCGAAATGCGTCACTATTCGGTGCAAGTTGTGCCGGTgggtttaaaaaaaaagctgtcAATAAGATAGTCGTTGGTACTGTTCCGAATCTAGGCAAATGTAATGAAGTCGCCGATTTTGTTACTAGGTA
Coding sequences:
- the LOC133836384 gene encoding LOW QUALITY PROTEIN: protein Peter pan (The sequence of the model RefSeq protein was modified relative to this genomic sequence to represent the inferred CDS: deleted 2 bases in 1 codon); the encoded protein is MGRGKKKVHPKTRTAAFKASEPSEVVEAPHSFIIHRGLSCPYITDLTIDVRRIMEPFTATNLREKKMNRIKDFVSLSSFFHVSHMGIFNKASTQLSFKVVRLPRGPSLTFKVHQFTLARDVISSSKKQMIDVDHFKHAPLVIMNNFSGDGKHLKLMATTFQNMFPSINLAQVNIDTIRRCVLFSYNSETKLVEMRHYSVQVVPVGLKKAVNKIVVGTVPNLGKCNEVADFVTRDGYASESEAEDEQSHVVLAQTLKSKGNLEDHKSSVKLHEIGPRLTMQLIKIEEGLLTGEVLYHDNVIKSEEEKEVLRKLIEKKRKLKEQRKKQQTENRARNLKLKKEQKELGGIRGEGFEEDADDAAAAASDVDDDAQYYKDEVGEEPDEELFKNDNNGSRKRFKLPGSIKYKNKRPKVDPTDAKKSSKSKKNYK